A genomic region of Lasioglossum baleicum chromosome 16, iyLasBale1, whole genome shotgun sequence contains the following coding sequences:
- the LOC143216914 gene encoding uncharacterized protein LOC143216914: MKLHTVDKKIEEREERDDQRKNTSRPLSITGGMTAPRCASKNHVRGARSRRFPDRGSRRRRCAEKGNGWSSAAIMFRYTRTVSLTLAKTPHLPIKRRKVIHIGQSGSRLPCNEEGHIGRDQHGASFFLEHHARLLVTWRNVDAFRELFFLAP; encoded by the exons ATGAAATTACACACAGTCGACAAGAAGatagaagagagagaggagagagacgaTCAAAGGAAAAATACCAGTCGGCCACTTAGTATAACCGGAGGCATGACGGCTCCACGATGTGCAAGCAAGAATCACGTCAGAGGCGCACGTAGTCGGCGATTTCCCG ATCGCGGTTCCCGTCGTCGAAGATGCGCGGAAAAAGGCAACGGCTGGTCTTCGGCCGCGATTATGTTCCGATACACGCGTACGGTATCGTTGACACTCGCCAAGACTCCTCACCTGCCCATCAAAAGACGTAAAGTCATCCACATTGGCCAATCGGGGAGCCGGCTACCATGCAACGAAGAAGGTCACATCGGTCGAGACCAACATGGCGCTTCATTCTTCCTCGAACATCATGCTCGCCTGCTCGTTACTTGGCGAAATGTGGACGCCTTTCGGGAACTGTTTTTCTTGGCACCCTGA